A region of the Caballeronia sp. TF1N1 genome:
CGCGCCTTCCACGCGAGAACTCACGGCGCAGTTCCTCTATCACCTAGCCGAACGCATGGGCGATACACCGGCGAACGCAAAAGCGCAGGCGCGCTATCGCGATCCGCAACAGGAGCCGGTTACGAAACCCGCGCTTTTGCCGCAGCTTCTGCTCGACCGGGTTGGCTCGATCCTTGCGGATATCAAATGGACCGAAAAGGATATCGCAGCGTTTTTAGGCAGTTATTTGAGTGAGCCGAAAGCGAATGTCGTTTTTGATCCGCCGGAGCGTGCGCTTAATCAGCAAAAGTTTGTAGAGCGCGCGAAGAAGGCAGGTTTAACGCTCGACCGTAAGACTATTCTGCTCTATGACAAGACGTCTTATTTTGTTAATGGCGAGGCTGAAGCGTTAACTGCAAGGGCTAAAAAGTGGCTTCCCGAACTGGCCGATGCACGTTGCCTTGAAGGGAAACGCTTTGTAACACTTACAGATGATTCTTCAATGACATCGCTGCTGCACGAATGGTATTGTGCGGGCTGGATTAAGCTGGACTCTTTGATCTGAATTGCTTGACAGCCAATGCGCCGCCAAGTATTTGCGGAACTAATTGTTTTGCTGTCCCGCAATATGAAAATTTGTATGAGAAAGACAACGTATCGGCCCCCGATTTATCGACGGTCGCGTCGAAAGTGCCTATAATTTCCGGCCAAGCCGTAGGATGTCTCACAACAAAAAAATATTGTGGGGCTCCACAGCGGCCCAGGTCGGTGTTGGAGCACACATTACCGGTACTTTGCGCTGTTGCTTACCTTTAACCATAAAAGGACGTGATCATGAAGAAATCCCTCCTCGTAGCATCCCTGTTGGCTGCTGTTGCTCTTGCTGCATGCAACAAGTCTAGCGATTCGGCTGCTCCGAGCGCTGCAAGCGATACGTCGGCTGCTTCGGCACCGGCGGCTGCTGCTTCGGACGCAAACGCTGCAGCATCGAGCGCTTCGGCCGCTGCAAGCGACGCAGCTTCGGCTGCTGGCGCAGCATCGGACGCTGCCGCTTCGTCGGCTGCCCCGGCTTCGGGCGCAAGCCAGTAAGGTTGAGTCCTTACTTAGTGCGGGCTGCTTCATCGCAGCTTGCATGCAAAAAAACCGGCTTTTGGGCCGGTTTTTTTGTGTCTGCGTTTTTCTATGCAAGTTGCTTAGATGATCAAAGCGCGAGCCAATCGAACCCTTCGGTCTGCGTTGCAACGACGACATCCACCGCCGACGCACCCACTACGCCAGCGAGCGCAGCCTGCGCCAGATGCGGCAGATTGTTTTGCTGACTGAGATGCGCGGCAACCAGATGACGCAACTTCGAACGGTCGAGCGCCGCGAGAATCGCAGCGGCGGCGTCATTATTCAGGTGTCCGTGCGTTCCGCCGATGCGCGCCTTCAACGAAGTCGGATAGCGGCTTCCCGCGAGCATGTCGATATCGTGATTGGACTCGAGCACGAGCGCATCGCACCCGCTCAACACGTTCAGGATGTGCGGCGTCGACACACCCACGTCGGTTAGCACGCCGAGACGGCTTGAGCCGTCCGAAAACACGTACTGCAAGGGCTCGCGTGCGTCGTGCGGCACCGTGTAAGGCAAGAGGCTGATATCGCCGATGGCGACGCTCTCATCGCCCCACAACACGTTGAGCTGTACGTTCGCTTCGTCGGCGCCGCATGCGCGCGCCGTGCCCCAACTCATATGCAATGGGATGGACCACTTGCGCGCAAGCGTCAGCGCGCTGCCGATATGATCCGTGTGTTCATGCGTGATGACGATGGCATCGAGCTCGTCCGCGCGGCAGCCGAGCCGCGCGAGCCGGCGCTCGGCTTCCTTCGCGGAGAACCCGCAGTCGAGCAGCACGCGCGTGGTGGTCGTGCCGCTCGTCGCCTCGACGAGCAATGCATTGCCTTCGCTACCGCTGCCGAGGCTCGCAAATCTCACAATGTGTCCATGTCGATGCGCGAATATTCAGTTCAACTGCGCGTGCAGCAAGGACACGATACGCTGCGCATCGGATGAATTGTCCGGCTGGCCGTTGGCGTCGACCACGGCGATCTGCGTAAGCGCATCCGCCTTCGGCTTCACGTTGACGAAGAACTGGCGTGTAGGCATGGGCGTGTTGCTCGAAAACAGCTTGCCGAAGAAACCTTCCTTCTTCAGCTCCGCCATGGAGTCCGAATAATGCACGTAGTAGAGACCCTTCGCGCGGTCGCGATTGTCCACCGTGAAGTTGGTGCGATCGAGCGCGAGGCCCACGCGCAGCCACGCGCGATCGAACGGTTCCGCCAGATCGAGCGTCGAGCCGCCCGCGGCTGAATCGACCGCGACTTTCGCGCCCGCCGGACGCGCCTGCGTCACGAGCTTCTTGCCCTGGTCTTCGGTCAGGCCGAACTTCTGCATGATCTTCACGAGAATCGCGGCTTCGAGCGCCGGATTGCGCGGACGCGTTTCCCAGCGCGACGAAGTCTTGTCCTGACCCGTCAGCACTTCTTCCATTGCGCTATGCGTGACGTTGATGTCGGTCGAGCCGTCCGCCGCGCGATCCACTTGCGTGCGGAACATGTCGCGCGTACCCGACGAATACGCAAAGTCGATCAGCTTGCCGACGCTCTTTCTGAACCAGTCGTCCGGAATGTTCGCGCGATTCTCGGCCCAGTCGGTCGCCATGATGCCGGTCTGCGGCGAGTCGGTCTTGAGCGTAAAGCCGTTCTCCGTCCAGAACTCCTGGAGTTGCGGCCAGACTTGGTCGGGCACACGGCCGTCGACGACGAGCCAGCGGCGGTCGCCATCGCTTTCCACGTGCATGCCGTACGGATCTTGCGCTGTCGGCACGCCGAGCGTGGTGTTGCCGGCCGGCGTGACCGAACGCGCGGCGGTGCCGCCGAGCGTGTTTTCCTTCGGCGGCGCGGCGTAACGCTGGCTGATGTCGGCGGTGGAAAGATCGGACGGCACGGCCAACGCGGGCGCGGTCTCAGCAGCCTTGTAGTTGACGCGGTCCGGCGCGAGCCAGTCGTTGAGCGTATCGCAGCCGGCAAGCGCGAAGACGGCGCTGACGCCGAGTGACAACACGCTCAGGCGTTTGGCTTGAGTAAGAAGAGCGGAACGGTTCATGAGGTCCTTCTTTGCTGCTGATGACGCATTGCCTCGCGTCGTTCCCGCGTTATTCGTGCGGGCCGACGGGGCCAATGAACGGCGGTTGATGACTGATGAAGTGGCTCATTTCGATCACTTGTGGCGGTGCTGGCGTCTCGATGATTTCGATAAGGTCGCCCGCCGCGCCCGATCAGGCGAGCAGCCCGGTTTCGCGCAACGCGTCGCGCACCACGTCGTGGTAGCGCTCGTCGAGCGGCGTGAGAGGCAGACGAATGCCGCCTTCCATGCGGCCGACCGCTTGCAGCGCCCACTTGGCCGGAATCGGATTCGCTTCGCAGAAGAGTTGCTTGTGCAGCGACAGCAAGCCGAGATGGATACGGCGTGCGGTGATGGCGTCGCCTTCGAGCGCGGCGCGGCACAACTGGCTCATGGCCTTCGGCGCGACGTTGGCCGTCACCGAGATGTTGCCGTGGCCGCCGAGCAGCATGAGCGCGATGGCGGTGGGATCGTCGCCGCTATAGATCGAGAAATGCGCCGGCGCGTGCTTGATGAGATGCGCCGCACGATCGATATTGCCGGTGGCTTCCTTCACGCCGATGATGCCCGGCACTTCGGCAAGACGCAGGATGGTCTCGTTGCTCATGTCGGCCACGGTGCGGCCCGGCACGTTGTAGAGGATCACCGGCAGGTCGACGGCTTCCGCAATCGCGCGGAAGTGGCGGTACATGCCCTCTTGCGTCGGCTTGTTGTAATACGGAACGACTTGTAGCGTGGCATCGGCGCCGACCTTTCTGGCCTGCTTCGACAGCTCGATGGCCTCTGCCGTCGAATTGCCGCCCGCGCCCGCGATGATCGGGAAGCGCTTGGCCGTATGCTCGACGGCCGTCTGCACCATCAGCACGTGTTCTTCCACCGACAAGGTGGCGGACTCGCCGCTCGTTCCGACTACGACCAGTCCATTCGAGCCTTCCGCGACGTGCCAGTCGATCAGCTTTCGAAACGCCGGCAAATCGAGACTACCGTCCTCGTGCATCGGTGTGACGATGGCAGGAATGCTGCCGCGGATCTGGATGCCGCCAAGTGTTCCGTTTGTCATGAAACTCTATGAATTTAATCGAAAATTTAGTCGCAAAAAGCGCGATACCGCGATTGTAGCGGATTAGCCGGTCAATTCGTAACGTGGCCAACCCGAGGGTGTGTTACCGGTTGTGTCTTCAATCGCGCCGGCTTTTGCGGGCTCTGGAACGAGTACAGCGCAGATTCGTTGCACGAAGGCTGGATGCGGAGCATCGACGAAACCGTCTTCATACGCGATCACGCGCAGACGGCCGCGCACGGCTTCGAGCAACTCGCCAGGTTCGAGCAGAAACGCAGGATTGGACGGTTTACCGACGGTTTGGTTGCCGGCCGCGAAGGTTTCGTAGATGAGCGCGCCGCCCGGCGCGAGCGCATGAATCAGATGCGTGAAAAGCGGACGATGCAGATAGCGCGTAACGACGACCGCCCCGAACGTCCGGTCGCCAGCCAGCGGCCACGGCGCGCCTTCGAGATCGGCGCACAACGTCGCGATGTCGGGAAGCGCGGACATGGAGGCGAGCGCATCGGCGTCACGGTCGACGGCCAGTACCGCGTGCCCGCGCGCGGCGAGCCAGCGCGCGTGGCGTCCGCTTCCGGATGCGACATCGAGCACCGAAGCGCCGGGCGCAATGAGATGCGCCCAGCGCGTGACCCAACCGCTCGGCGTGCCAGCGTCCATCAGTTGTAGGACAGGCCCATTGCCTCGCGTACGTCGCGCATGGTTTCGACGGCGAACTTGCGTGCCTTGTCGCAACCGTCCGCGACGATGGCGCGCAACAGCGAAGGATCGTCCATGTACTTCTGCGCGCGTTCGAGCATGGGCTGCTGCTCGCGCAAGATGCCTTCGATCACCGGTTGCTTGCAGTCGAGGCAACCGATTCCCGCGCTACGGCAGCCCTTTTGCACCCACTCGTGCGTGGCTTCGTCGGTATAGACCTGATGCAGTTGCCAGACCGGGCACTTGTCCGGATCGCCCGGATCGGTGCGGCGCACGCGAGCCGGATCGGTCGGCATGGTGCGCACTTTCTTCGCGATGGTCTCGGCGTCCTCACGCAAGCCGATGGTGTTGCCATACGACTTCGACATCTTCTGGCCGTCGAGACCCGGCATGCGCGACGCTTCCGTCAACATCACTTGCGGCTCGACGAGAATCAGCTTGCGCGCGCCTTCCAGATAGCCGAACAGGCGCTCGCGATCGCTCATCGATAGGCTCTGCGATTCCTGCAGCATCGCGCGGGCTTGTTCGAGCGCTTCGTCATCGCCTTCCTGTTGATACGCCACGCGCAATTCGTGATACAGCTTCGCGCGCTTGCCGCCCAGCTTCTTCGCGGCTTCGAGCGCCTTCTCCTCGAAATCCGGTTCCTTGCCGTACAGGTAGTTGAAGCGGCGCGCGATCTCGCGCGTCATCTCCACATGCGGCACCTGATCTTCGCCGACCGGCACGAGCGAGGCGCGATACAGCAGAATGTCCGCCGCCATCAGCACCGGATAGCCGAGAAAGCCGTAAGTGGAGAGATCTTTCTCGCGCAGCTTTTCGATCTGTTCCTTGTAGGTCGGCACGCGTTCCAGCCAGCCGAGCGGCGTGCCCATGCCGAGCAGGAGCGACAGTTCCGCATGCTCCGGCACGCGGCTCTGAATGAAGAGCGTGGCCTGCGCCGGGTCGATACCCGACGCGAGCCAGTCGATCAGCACTTCCCAGACGTTTTTCTCGATGACCTCGGGCGTCTCGTAGTGCGTCGTGAGCGCGTGCCAGTCGACCACGGCGAAGAAGCACGGGTATTCGGACTGTAGCCGCACCCAGTTTTTCAGCACGCCGTGATAGTGGCCGAGATGCAGCGAGCCGGTCGGCCGCATGCCGGAGAAGATACGGTCAGGGAACATGGTTTTATGGGAATAGTGAAGCGAAGGGATTCAGTATGGCCGATACCGCCGCGTAACCGACGCCGACGAGCGGACTCAGCCAGTAGCGTGTGAGCACGCCCGTCACGACCAGCGCCATCACGATGAAGAAACCGTAAGGTTCGAGCTTCGAAAACGCGATCGACGCGCGTACCGGCAATAGCGCCATGAGCACGCGGCCGCCATCGAGCGGCGGCAGCGGAAAGAGATTGAGCACGCCGAGCACGAGATTCACGCCGACGCCAGCGGCCGCCATGCGCGTGAAGAACGGTTCGTCGACATTGAAAGCCGCGAGCAGCACCGCGATCACGCCCCACAGGAGCGCCTGCACGAAGTTGCTACCGGGACCCGCCGCTGCGACCCAGAGGCTGCCCCAGCGCGGATTGCGCAGATTGCCGAAGGCCACCGGCACCGGTTTCGCGTAGCCGAACATGAACGCGCCGCTCGTCACGAAATACAGCACGATGGGAATCACGATAGTGCCGATGGGATCGATATGCCGCATCGGGTTCATCGAGACACGGCCGAGCACGTAGGCCGTGTTGTCGCCGAGCAGACGCGCGGCGTAGCCATGCGCGGCCTCGTGCAGGGTGATCGCGAAGATCACCGGGAGCGCGTAGACCGCGATGGTTTGTATCAGGGAAGCATCCATAGGGCGGTATTGTATCAAGCAGGCAGGCGAGAGCAGACGAAGGCGGCGCGATGCCAAGCGCCGCGCCGGCGGTTTGTGGAGGATTTAAGCGCGTGGACGAAAAACTTATGCGGCGAGACCGAACGGTTCCAGACTACCGCGTCCCGCGCGCACGAGCACGGGTTCGCCGCCGGAAAGATCGATGACCGTCGAGGGTTCGGCCGGGCAAGCGCCTGCATCGATCACGAGTTCGATCTGCTTTTCGAGCCGTTCGCGGATCTCCTCTGCGTCGTTGAGCGGTTCCGTGTCGGGCGGCAGGATCAGCGTGGAGCCAAGCAGCGGCTGCCCCAGCGCTTCGAGCAGCGCCAGCGTGATGGCGTGATCCGGCACGCGCAGCCCGATTGTCTTGCGCGACGGATGCGACAGCCTGCGCGGCACTTCCTTGGTCGCCTGCAGCACGAACACATAAGGGCCCGGCGTCACGGACTTGATGAGCCGGTACTGCGTGTTGTCGACCATCGCGAAATTCGACAGCTCCGAGAGATCGCGCACGAGCAGCGACAGCAACTGCTTGTCGTCGATCCCACGAATCCGGCGCAGACGTTCGACCGCCGTCTTGTCGTCGAGATGGCAGGCGAGCGCGTAGCTCGAATCGGTCGGCAGCGCGACGATCCCGCCATCGCGAATGATCTGCACGGCCTGATTGATGAGCCGCGGCTGCGGATTGTCGGGGTGAATCCGAAAAAATTGAGACATACGATGCCTTCTTGTTCGCTCGTGCCCGCAACGCCACGCGAGCGCCCAGGCGTGCCGCGCGTACGGAAAATTCGGATGACGCAGGGAGCACGAGCCGTGCGGACGCCTTACAGCCAACGCTCCCAAACCGGCGTGAGATCGTCCGGCAACGGCGGCAACTGACCGAGATCGACGCGCCCTTCCCCCGCGCCGTGGAAGTCGGAACCGCGCGAGGCTTCGAAGCCGTAACGACGCGCGACATCCGCATATTCGCGATACTGATCCGGCGTGTGGCTGCCGGTGACGACCTCGATGGCGCGGCCGCCGAGCTGGATGAATTCGTCGAAGAGCGCGGCGAATTCGAGCGGGCTGTAATCGTAACGCCCCGGATGCGCGATGATCGGCTCGCCGCCCGCGTTGCGAATCCATTTCACCGTGTCGGCGAGTTTCGCCCAGCAGTGGCCGACGTAACCCGGCTTGCCCTCGCCGAGATAGCGCGCGAACACGTCGGACGTGGTCTTGGCGTAGCCTTCTTCCACCAGGAAGCGCGCGAAATGTACGCGCGAAATCATGTCGGGGTCCTCGGCATGGCGCAGCGCGCCTTCGTGCGCGTTCGGAATACCGACTGCCGCCAACGCTTCGCCGATCGCCACGCCGCGCGCCGCGCGGCCGTTACGCGTGGCTTCGAGCCCGCGCTGCAGTTCCGCGTTTTCCGGATCGACATTCATGCCGACGATGTGAACCGTGCGCCCCGCCCACGTCACCGAAATCTCGACGCCCGGCAAATAGCCCATGCCGAGCGCCTCGGCCGTCTCGCGCGCTTCGCGCTGGCCGCCGAGCTGATCGTGATCGGTGAGCGACCATAATCCGACGCCGCCGGCGTGCGCGCGCGCCGCGACCTGCGCAGGCGCGTACTGGCCGTCGGAGACGGTGGAATGGCAGTGCAAATCGGCGTTGATCGTCGGCTTCATGATTTTTAACATTTTACTGTAACGGCATGACGTGCTGGTGATGCCGTTGCGCCTGGCTGCGCGTCAGCGTGCACATTCACGCGCAGAACGCTTCGATGAGCGCGGCGACTCGCTCGGGTTGATCGTGATGAACCATATGCCCCGCTTCATCGATGATTTCCTCGCGCCAGTCGGCAAACGCCTCGAAGCGCGTCTTGAACTCGGCAATCGGCATTTTTCCGGCGAAACCCGCGAGCGTGGGCGAATCCTTCGCCTCGACGTGCAGCACGGGCGCCTGAACACGCTTCCAGACCGCCGACACCTCATCGAGCCGATACAACGTAGGACCACGCAGCTTGTGTGCCGGGTCGGCGAGCAAATGAAATTGCCCGTCGGCTTCCTGCCGTGACCAGTGCTGCGCAAGAAACCGCGCGCGTGCAGGCGCCAAGCGCGGATTGGTGCGGATCAGCCGATCGGCGACTTCATCGAGCGTCGCATAGCTGCGCAGTTGTGGCGGCGCGCGCAGGTCGTCGAGCCATGTAGCGATACGTCCGGGCGCCTGCGCCGGATGCGCCGCGGGCAGCCCAAAGCCTTCGAGATCGACGACGCGGCGTACCCGCTCCGGCCGCACGCCCGCATAGAGCAGCGCGAAGTTCGCGCCCATGCTGTGGCCGATCAGGTTCACTTTGCCGACGGGATCGAAATGGTCGATGAGCGCTTCGAGGTCCGCGAGATAGTCCGGAAAATAGTAATGGCCGCCGCCCTTCTCGGCCACCGGCCAGTCCGACAGCCCGAAGCCGCGTGCGTCGGGCGCGAGCACTTGCCAGTCGCCCTTGAGCGCATCGACGACGAACTGGAACGATGCCGCGACGTCCATCCAGCCGTGCAGCATGAAAAGCATGGGCGCGTCGGGCGAGCCCCAGCGGCGCACGTGCAGACGCACGCCGCGCGCATCGACGAATTCGGAGCGCGATTCTTTCATGGTCGGTGTCGCATTCGAAAAAGATGATCGTTCGATTATAGCGACGGGTTCTCGTCCAGCCCGGCGAGCGCGCGCAGCTCGGCCTCGTCGAAGCCCGCGTCGCGACGCGCCTCGAAGTTGAACGGGCCACGCAATTTCGGCGCGTGATACTGCTTCGCAAGACGCTCGTAAGTGGGATGCGGATCGAGACTCGCCGCGTCGCAGAGAAAACGGAACCAGTGGTTGCCGATCAGCACATGACCGATCTCATCGCGCAGGATTACATCGAGAATCGCTGCCGACGCTTCGTCGCCCGCCTGCGCGAGACGCTTGCGAATGGGCGGCGAGGCATCGAGACCGCGCGCTTCGAGCGTGCGCGGCACGAGCGCCATGCGCGCCAGCACGTCGGCGCGGGTGCGCTCGGCCATTTCCCACAAGCCGTCGTGAGCGGGAAAATCGCCGTAGACGTGGCCGAATTGCGCCAGACGCGCGGTTAGCAGCGAGAAGTGATGCGCCTCCTCCGCCGCGACCTTCAGCCAGTCGATGTAGAACGCCGTGGGCATCGAAGGAAAGCGCCACACGGCATCGAGCGCCAGATTGATCGCGTTGAATTCGATGTGCGCAAGCGCGTGCAGCAGCACCGCGCGCCCCGCGTCGGATTGCATGCTGCGGCGCTTGAGCGATGACGGCTCGACGAGTTCCGGCGCCTCGGGACGGCCGGGCAAGTGGTCCGGTTCGTCGAGCGCGACTTCCGGGTCGATGCGCGCCGCACGGCACAGCACGCGCTCGTACAGCGTGCGGGCGTCGCGCGCTTTCGTCACCGGATCGCGCTCGCGGAGAATGGCGAGCGCCGCGCGGCGCATGCAGGCATCGTCGGTGAAGGAAGTCGGAACGTTTTGCATGATGCTCGGTTAAGCGAAAGACGCCAGGAAGCGAATGCGGCCGGCGCGAAGGACGTTTCGGCGCAACCGGCTAAAATGGTAATCCCGGCGCACGCACGACACGCCGAAAGCA
Encoded here:
- a CDS encoding MBL fold metallo-hydrolase, with product MRFASLGSGSEGNALLVEATSGTTTTRVLLDCGFSAKEAERRLARLGCRADELDAIVITHEHTDHIGSALTLARKWSIPLHMSWGTARACGADEANVQLNVLWGDESVAIGDISLLPYTVPHDAREPLQYVFSDGSSRLGVLTDVGVSTPHILNVLSGCDALVLESNHDIDMLAGSRYPTSLKARIGGTHGHLNNDAAAAILAALDRSKLRHLVAAHLSQQNNLPHLAQAALAGVVGASAVDVVVATQTEGFDWLAL
- the bamC gene encoding outer membrane protein assembly factor BamC; its protein translation is MNRSALLTQAKRLSVLSLGVSAVFALAGCDTLNDWLAPDRVNYKAAETAPALAVPSDLSTADISQRYAAPPKENTLGGTAARSVTPAGNTTLGVPTAQDPYGMHVESDGDRRWLVVDGRVPDQVWPQLQEFWTENGFTLKTDSPQTGIMATDWAENRANIPDDWFRKSVGKLIDFAYSSGTRDMFRTQVDRAADGSTDINVTHSAMEEVLTGQDKTSSRWETRPRNPALEAAILVKIMQKFGLTEDQGKKLVTQARPAGAKVAVDSAAGGSTLDLAEPFDRAWLRVGLALDRTNFTVDNRDRAKGLYYVHYSDSMAELKKEGFFGKLFSSNTPMPTRQFFVNVKPKADALTQIAVVDANGQPDNSSDAQRIVSLLHAQLN
- the dapA gene encoding 4-hydroxy-tetrahydrodipicolinate synthase, with protein sequence MTNGTLGGIQIRGSIPAIVTPMHEDGSLDLPAFRKLIDWHVAEGSNGLVVVGTSGESATLSVEEHVLMVQTAVEHTAKRFPIIAGAGGNSTAEAIELSKQARKVGADATLQVVPYYNKPTQEGMYRHFRAIAEAVDLPVILYNVPGRTVADMSNETILRLAEVPGIIGVKEATGNIDRAAHLIKHAPAHFSIYSGDDPTAIALMLLGGHGNISVTANVAPKAMSQLCRAALEGDAITARRIHLGLLSLHKQLFCEANPIPAKWALQAVGRMEGGIRLPLTPLDERYHDVVRDALRETGLLA
- a CDS encoding bifunctional 2-polyprenyl-6-hydroxyphenol methylase/3-demethylubiquinol 3-O-methyltransferase UbiG, yielding MDAGTPSGWVTRWAHLIAPGASVLDVASGSGRHARWLAARGHAVLAVDRDADALASMSALPDIATLCADLEGAPWPLAGDRTFGAVVVTRYLHRPLFTHLIHALAPGGALIYETFAAGNQTVGKPSNPAFLLEPGELLEAVRGRLRVIAYEDGFVDAPHPAFVQRICAVLVPEPAKAGAIEDTTGNTPSGWPRYELTG
- a CDS encoding tryptophan--tRNA ligase; amino-acid sequence: MFPDRIFSGMRPTGSLHLGHYHGVLKNWVRLQSEYPCFFAVVDWHALTTHYETPEVIEKNVWEVLIDWLASGIDPAQATLFIQSRVPEHAELSLLLGMGTPLGWLERVPTYKEQIEKLREKDLSTYGFLGYPVLMAADILLYRASLVPVGEDQVPHVEMTREIARRFNYLYGKEPDFEEKALEAAKKLGGKRAKLYHELRVAYQQEGDDEALEQARAMLQESQSLSMSDRERLFGYLEGARKLILVEPQVMLTEASRMPGLDGQKMSKSYGNTIGLREDAETIAKKVRTMPTDPARVRRTDPGDPDKCPVWQLHQVYTDEATHEWVQKGCRSAGIGCLDCKQPVIEGILREQQPMLERAQKYMDDPSLLRAIVADGCDKARKFAVETMRDVREAMGLSYN
- a CDS encoding site-2 protease family protein encodes the protein MDASLIQTIAVYALPVIFAITLHEAAHGYAARLLGDNTAYVLGRVSMNPMRHIDPIGTIVIPIVLYFVTSGAFMFGYAKPVPVAFGNLRNPRWGSLWVAAAGPGSNFVQALLWGVIAVLLAAFNVDEPFFTRMAAAGVGVNLVLGVLNLFPLPPLDGGRVLMALLPVRASIAFSKLEPYGFFIVMALVVTGVLTRYWLSPLVGVGYAAVSAILNPFASLFP
- a CDS encoding L-threonylcarbamoyladenylate synthase, giving the protein MSQFFRIHPDNPQPRLINQAVQIIRDGGIVALPTDSSYALACHLDDKTAVERLRRIRGIDDKQLLSLLVRDLSELSNFAMVDNTQYRLIKSVTPGPYVFVLQATKEVPRRLSHPSRKTIGLRVPDHAITLALLEALGQPLLGSTLILPPDTEPLNDAEEIRERLEKQIELVIDAGACPAEPSTVIDLSGGEPVLVRAGRGSLEPFGLAA
- a CDS encoding 3',5'-nucleoside bisphosphate phosphatase; the protein is MKPTINADLHCHSTVSDGQYAPAQVAARAHAGGVGLWSLTDHDQLGGQREARETAEALGMGYLPGVEISVTWAGRTVHIVGMNVDPENAELQRGLEATRNGRAARGVAIGEALAAVGIPNAHEGALRHAEDPDMISRVHFARFLVEEGYAKTTSDVFARYLGEGKPGYVGHCWAKLADTVKWIRNAGGEPIIAHPGRYDYSPLEFAALFDEFIQLGGRAIEVVTGSHTPDQYREYADVARRYGFEASRGSDFHGAGEGRVDLGQLPPLPDDLTPVWERWL
- a CDS encoding alpha/beta fold hydrolase; this translates as MKESRSEFVDARGVRLHVRRWGSPDAPMLFMLHGWMDVAASFQFVVDALKGDWQVLAPDARGFGLSDWPVAEKGGGHYYFPDYLADLEALIDHFDPVGKVNLIGHSMGANFALLYAGVRPERVRRVVDLEGFGLPAAHPAQAPGRIATWLDDLRAPPQLRSYATLDEVADRLIRTNPRLAPARARFLAQHWSRQEADGQFHLLADPAHKLRGPTLYRLDEVSAVWKRVQAPVLHVEAKDSPTLAGFAGKMPIAEFKTRFEAFADWREEIIDEAGHMVHHDQPERVAALIEAFCA
- a CDS encoding ferritin-like domain-containing protein, yielding MQNVPTSFTDDACMRRAALAILRERDPVTKARDARTLYERVLCRAARIDPEVALDEPDHLPGRPEAPELVEPSSLKRRSMQSDAGRAVLLHALAHIEFNAINLALDAVWRFPSMPTAFYIDWLKVAAEEAHHFSLLTARLAQFGHVYGDFPAHDGLWEMAERTRADVLARMALVPRTLEARGLDASPPIRKRLAQAGDEASAAILDVILRDEIGHVLIGNHWFRFLCDAASLDPHPTYERLAKQYHAPKLRGPFNFEARRDAGFDEAELRALAGLDENPSL